One Punica granatum isolate Tunisia-2019 chromosome 3, ASM765513v2, whole genome shotgun sequence genomic window carries:
- the LOC116200832 gene encoding MLO-like protein 3 isoform X1, with the protein MAGGGGEGGGAAETRSLQETPTWALATVCFVFISLSIFIEHLIHLLCHWLKKRKKSALFEAVEKLKSVLMLLGFMSLSLAVTQRSISKICIPISVANRMLPCSRQISIKTTKSLGFDQMRAGPHHDRQPEVGFEDFHGQVERRLAGGGEGPDYCDSKGMTSLISQEGLNQLSIFIFVLAVMQIVYSVLTMALGRLKMRRWKAWEEETKTVEYQAANDPNRFRFTRQTTFGRRHMGVCTETPLHLWMKCFFRQFFNSVAKVDYLTLRHGFIATHLSSNSTFNFQKYIERSLDDDFKVVVGISPFMWLMVVVFMLADVHGWEVYLWVSFIPLLVVLVLGTKLEVIVAKMALQLRDKNVVIKGSPLVQPNDNLFWFSHPQYVLTLLHFTLFMNAFEIAFFIWVTLQFGIRSCYHEHLEIIIIRVVLAVMVQVMCSYITLPLYALVTQMGSHFKSAVLEQQTANAIKQWHAEVRQKRKKQPQHESSTSSSHYTHDSSLSTSSHNGRNHNNSSWSTRTPNEDIGDLDGRSTAHDVSYHHRVPTFGEIVSDSDQTGSDGAYHEITQASREADHVVQIA; encoded by the exons ATGGCCGGCGGTggcggagaaggaggagggGCCGCTGAGACCCGATCGCTGCAAGAGACCCCCACCTGGGCTTTGGCCACTGTCTGCTTTGTCTTCATCTCCCTCTCCATCTTCATCGAGCACTTGATCCACCTCCTCTGTCAT TGGCTTAAGAAGCGAAAGAAGAGTGCTCTGTTCGAGGCGGTCGAGAAGCTCAAATCAG TGTTGATGCTTCTTGGGTTCATGTCCCTATCGCTGGCAGTGACCCAAAGATCCATTTCGAAAATATGCATCCCCATCAGCGTTGCCAACAGAATGCTTCCATGCAGTAGGCAGATCTCCATTAAGACCACCAAGTCACTTGGGTTCGATCAGATGCGGGCCGGGCCACATCATGACAGGCAACCTGAAGTCGGCTTCGAGGATTTCCACGGCCAGGTCGAGAGGAGGCTCGCCGGTGGAGGAGAGGGTCCGGATTACTGTGATTCTAAG gGAATGACATCTCTGATATCGCAAGAAGGGCTGAATCAGCTCAGCATCTTCATCTTCGTCTTAGCGGTTATGCAGATTGTCTATAGTGTTCTAACAATGGCGTTAGGCCGGTTAAAG ATGAGGCGATGGAAAGCTTGGGAGGAAGAAACAAAGACCGTGGAATATCAAGCAGCCAATG ATCCTAACCGGTTCAGATTTACGAGACAGACTACGTTCGGCCGCCGACACATGGGAGTCTGTACAGAAACCCCCCTTCACCTGTGGATG aaatGTTTTTTCAGGCAATTCTTCAACTCAGTGGCTAAAGTGGACTATCTCACCTTGCGACATGGATTCATTGCg ACACATCTATCAAGCAATAGCACCTTCAATTTCCAAAAGTACATAGAACGCTCACTGGACGATGATTTCAAAGTCGTCGTAGGAATCAG CCCTTTTATGTGGTTAATGGTCGTCGTCTTCATGCTTGCGGACGTTCATG GATGGGAGGTGTATCTCTGGGTATCTTTCATCCCATTATTG GTAGTGCTTGTTCTAGGGACAAAATTGGAAGTGATAGTTGCAAAAATGGCTCTTCAGCTGCGAGACAAGAACGTTGTGATCAAAGGGTCCCCTCTAGTTCAGCCCAACGACAACCTCTTCTGGTTCAGCCATCCCCAATATGTCCTCACCCTCTTGCATTTCACTTTATTCAtg AATGCTTTCGAGATTGCATTCTTCATCTGGGTCACG CTGCAATTCGGGATAAGGTCGTGCTACCACGAACACCTGGAAATCATCATAATCAGAGTGGTTTTAGC GGTGATGGTCCAAGTCATGTGCAGCTACATCACCCTTCCCCTCTATGCCCTTGTAACTCAG ATGGGGTCGCATTTCAAAAGCGCGGTGTTAGAGCAGCAAACCGCGAATGCCATAAAACAATGGCATGCAGAAGTGAggcagaagaggaagaaacagCCCCAGCATGAATCCTCCACATCCTCCTCACACTATACCCACGACTCTTCCTTGTCGACTTCTTCTCACAACGGCCGAAATCACAACAACTCATCGTGGTCTACGCGGACCCCGAATGAAGACATCGGTGACCTCGATGGCCGGAGTACTGCTCACGATGTCTCCTACCATCATAGGGTCCCAACGTTTGGCGAGATAGTCTCTGACTCGGACCAGACCGGCAGTGATGGTGCTTATCATGAGATTACCCAAGCTTCCCGAGAGGCCGATCATGTCGTGCAAATTGCATAG
- the LOC116200832 gene encoding MLO-like protein 3 isoform X2 yields MAGGGGEGGGAAETRSLQETPTWALATVCFVFISLSIFIEHLIHLLCHWLKKRKKSALFEAVEKLKSVLMLLGFMSLSLAVTQRSISKICIPISVANRMLPCSRQISIKTTKSLGFDQMRAGPHHDRQPEVGFEDFHGQVERRLAGGGEGPDYCDSKGMTSLISQEGLNQLSIFIFVLAVMQIVYSVLTMALGRLKMRRWKAWEEETKTVEYQAANDPNRFRFTRQTTFGRRHMGVCTETPLHLWMKCFFRQFFNSVAKVDYLTLRHGFIATHLSSNSTFNFQKYIERSLDDDFKVVVGISPFMWLMVVVFMLADVHGWELRDKNVVIKGSPLVQPNDNLFWFSHPQYVLTLLHFTLFMNAFEIAFFIWVTLQFGIRSCYHEHLEIIIIRVVLAVMVQVMCSYITLPLYALVTQMGSHFKSAVLEQQTANAIKQWHAEVRQKRKKQPQHESSTSSSHYTHDSSLSTSSHNGRNHNNSSWSTRTPNEDIGDLDGRSTAHDVSYHHRVPTFGEIVSDSDQTGSDGAYHEITQASREADHVVQIA; encoded by the exons ATGGCCGGCGGTggcggagaaggaggagggGCCGCTGAGACCCGATCGCTGCAAGAGACCCCCACCTGGGCTTTGGCCACTGTCTGCTTTGTCTTCATCTCCCTCTCCATCTTCATCGAGCACTTGATCCACCTCCTCTGTCAT TGGCTTAAGAAGCGAAAGAAGAGTGCTCTGTTCGAGGCGGTCGAGAAGCTCAAATCAG TGTTGATGCTTCTTGGGTTCATGTCCCTATCGCTGGCAGTGACCCAAAGATCCATTTCGAAAATATGCATCCCCATCAGCGTTGCCAACAGAATGCTTCCATGCAGTAGGCAGATCTCCATTAAGACCACCAAGTCACTTGGGTTCGATCAGATGCGGGCCGGGCCACATCATGACAGGCAACCTGAAGTCGGCTTCGAGGATTTCCACGGCCAGGTCGAGAGGAGGCTCGCCGGTGGAGGAGAGGGTCCGGATTACTGTGATTCTAAG gGAATGACATCTCTGATATCGCAAGAAGGGCTGAATCAGCTCAGCATCTTCATCTTCGTCTTAGCGGTTATGCAGATTGTCTATAGTGTTCTAACAATGGCGTTAGGCCGGTTAAAG ATGAGGCGATGGAAAGCTTGGGAGGAAGAAACAAAGACCGTGGAATATCAAGCAGCCAATG ATCCTAACCGGTTCAGATTTACGAGACAGACTACGTTCGGCCGCCGACACATGGGAGTCTGTACAGAAACCCCCCTTCACCTGTGGATG aaatGTTTTTTCAGGCAATTCTTCAACTCAGTGGCTAAAGTGGACTATCTCACCTTGCGACATGGATTCATTGCg ACACATCTATCAAGCAATAGCACCTTCAATTTCCAAAAGTACATAGAACGCTCACTGGACGATGATTTCAAAGTCGTCGTAGGAATCAG CCCTTTTATGTGGTTAATGGTCGTCGTCTTCATGCTTGCGGACGTTCATG GATGGGAG CTGCGAGACAAGAACGTTGTGATCAAAGGGTCCCCTCTAGTTCAGCCCAACGACAACCTCTTCTGGTTCAGCCATCCCCAATATGTCCTCACCCTCTTGCATTTCACTTTATTCAtg AATGCTTTCGAGATTGCATTCTTCATCTGGGTCACG CTGCAATTCGGGATAAGGTCGTGCTACCACGAACACCTGGAAATCATCATAATCAGAGTGGTTTTAGC GGTGATGGTCCAAGTCATGTGCAGCTACATCACCCTTCCCCTCTATGCCCTTGTAACTCAG ATGGGGTCGCATTTCAAAAGCGCGGTGTTAGAGCAGCAAACCGCGAATGCCATAAAACAATGGCATGCAGAAGTGAggcagaagaggaagaaacagCCCCAGCATGAATCCTCCACATCCTCCTCACACTATACCCACGACTCTTCCTTGTCGACTTCTTCTCACAACGGCCGAAATCACAACAACTCATCGTGGTCTACGCGGACCCCGAATGAAGACATCGGTGACCTCGATGGCCGGAGTACTGCTCACGATGTCTCCTACCATCATAGGGTCCCAACGTTTGGCGAGATAGTCTCTGACTCGGACCAGACCGGCAGTGATGGTGCTTATCATGAGATTACCCAAGCTTCCCGAGAGGCCGATCATGTCGTGCAAATTGCATAG